A stretch of the Deltaproteobacteria bacterium genome encodes the following:
- a CDS encoding DUF2232 domain-containing protein, giving the protein MRERGLNLALCNLIVLFLFFSGVFVYLTPLLLFYISKRFSLLKSFLFSAMLLLEFVLIFGLVFKLGISPEILRKVFSSLSWTPGFAYYDFFGIKGVAWGMFYYWMVLMATGLMLAYQSQFPQKWFHLVLKVAAFSFVLLVGLTIFLSKGNFFELVALMKNYLGKSFDLVLQMPKQFEGEEVLFLKSNRDLLLQTLVLVSPGFLFCFLMLMVALNDSLSKGLFRHLFEVKVQPFELMVLPFTWVWFFIATFALYLGNSYLLGGFEVEAVLVNFFVFFTFAFFFQGLAVLHLYLRRFALETWVIVLGYLSLFLVFQPLLLLISLMGILDAWFDFRKLNAVLPKA; this is encoded by the coding sequence ATGCGAGAACGCGGGCTAAATTTAGCGCTTTGTAATTTGATTGTACTGTTTCTTTTTTTTAGTGGTGTGTTTGTTTATTTAACACCGCTGCTGCTCTTTTACATTTCTAAGCGTTTTTCCTTACTGAAGAGCTTTCTGTTTTCGGCGATGCTGTTGCTGGAGTTTGTCTTAATCTTTGGCCTGGTTTTCAAATTGGGCATTTCTCCAGAAATACTACGCAAGGTTTTTAGTTCTCTTTCATGGACACCAGGTTTTGCTTATTACGATTTTTTCGGAATAAAAGGTGTTGCCTGGGGGATGTTTTATTATTGGATGGTTTTGATGGCTACGGGTTTGATGCTCGCGTATCAAAGCCAGTTTCCTCAAAAATGGTTTCATTTAGTCCTGAAAGTTGCGGCCTTTTCTTTTGTTCTTCTTGTAGGCCTTACAATTTTTCTTTCGAAAGGAAATTTTTTCGAACTTGTTGCCTTGATGAAAAATTACCTGGGAAAGAGTTTTGATTTGGTTTTGCAGATGCCCAAACAGTTTGAAGGGGAAGAGGTTTTGTTTTTAAAGTCAAATCGAGATTTACTGTTGCAGACCTTGGTTTTAGTTTCCCCGGGTTTTTTATTTTGTTTCTTGATGCTTATGGTGGCCTTGAATGATTCTCTCAGTAAGGGATTATTTCGTCACTTGTTTGAAGTAAAAGTCCAGCCTTTCGAACTTATGGTTTTGCCTTTTACCTGGGTTTGGTTTTTTATCGCTACTTTTGCTTTGTACTTGGGTAATTCTTATCTCTTGGGGGGTTTTGAAGTTGAAGCTGTTTTGGTTAATTTTTTTGTTTTTTTTACCTTTGCCTTTTTTTTCCAGGGCCTCGCGGTGTTGCATCTTTATTTGAGGCGTTTTGCTTTAGAGACTTGGGTGATAGTTTTGGGATATTTGAGTTTGTTTTTAGTATTTCAACCCCTGCTTTTGTTGATTTCTTTAATGGGCATCCTAGATGCCTGGTTTGATTTTAGAAAATTGAATGCAGTTTTACCCAAGGCATAA
- a CDS encoding 50S ribosomal protein L9, producing the protein MQLILQEDIYNLGKAGDIVKVREGYGRNFLLPQKKAVIANPKNIVEMEHHKKVIAGQQAKRVKEAEGYKAKIEALSVSVAKEAGEEGKLFGSVTSHEIAEALLAQGIQVDRRLIHIAEPIKRLGDFEVSVRLVGDVSAKIKVQVVKK; encoded by the coding sequence ATGCAGCTGATTTTACAAGAGGATATTTATAATTTAGGCAAAGCGGGTGACATCGTAAAGGTTCGTGAAGGATACGGCAGAAATTTTCTGCTTCCTCAAAAGAAGGCAGTGATTGCTAATCCAAAAAATATTGTTGAAATGGAACATCACAAAAAAGTGATTGCAGGTCAGCAAGCGAAGCGAGTGAAAGAGGCCGAAGGATACAAGGCTAAAATCGAAGCTTTGTCAGTGAGTGTTGCCAAAGAAGCGGGAGAAGAGGGCAAACTCTTTGGTTCAGTGACTAGCCATGAAATTGCAGAGGCATTATTAGCCCAAGGAATTCAAGTGGACAGGCGCTTGATCCATATTGCCGAGCCCATAAAACGTCTGGGAGATTTTGAGGTGTCGGTTCGTTTGGTAGGTGATGTGAGTGCAAAAATAAAAGTTCAAGTCGTGAAAAAGTAA
- a CDS encoding aminoacyl-tRNA hydrolase, protein MKLIVGLGNPGTNYQGTRHNIGFDLLEAYAQEKSFSFAKKSFKSLIAEAQIEGQRCLFALPQTYMNLSGEAVLEIVQFYKLDLSNLILVHDELDLEPAVLKLVRKGRPAGHRGVDSVQCCLGTQEISRFRVGIGRPQRSEQVVSYVLERFTKYELEEIEKIKKKFFKGLDLWISVGIEAALKFCHS, encoded by the coding sequence ATGAAGCTCATTGTGGGATTGGGCAATCCAGGGACGAATTATCAGGGAACGCGGCATAATATTGGGTTTGATTTGCTTGAGGCCTACGCCCAAGAAAAGTCTTTTTCTTTTGCTAAAAAATCCTTTAAGTCGCTTATTGCAGAGGCCCAGATCGAGGGCCAGCGCTGTTTGTTTGCGCTTCCCCAGACTTATATGAATTTGAGTGGAGAGGCAGTTTTGGAGATCGTGCAGTTTTACAAACTAGATCTTTCCAATCTTATTTTGGTGCACGATGAGCTCGATTTGGAACCTGCTGTCCTGAAATTAGTCCGTAAAGGCCGACCTGCAGGGCATCGTGGGGTAGATTCGGTACAATGTTGTTTGGGGACTCAGGAAATTTCACGCTTTCGGGTGGGAATAGGCAGGCCGCAACGAAGTGAGCAGGTTGTTTCGTATGTCCTCGAGCGTTTTACTAAATATGAGCTTGAGGAAATTGAAAAAATCAAGAAGAAGTTCTTTAAAGGCCTTGATCTTTGGATATCAGTTGGTATAGAGGCCGCCCTAAAGTTTTGCCATTCTTAA
- a CDS encoding 30S ribosomal protein S18, whose translation MSYDRHDRNDRNDRNDRNDNYSANNDTRRKFVRRKSCRYCGDKEFKLDFKNGKMLSFFISERGRIIPRRISGNCALHQRHLTTAVKRARVMALVPFTSTQR comes from the coding sequence ATGAGCTACGATAGACATGACAGGAATGACAGAAACGATAGAAATGATAGAAACGATAATTATTCCGCTAACAATGACACCCGAAGAAAATTTGTTCGAAGAAAAAGTTGCCGTTATTGTGGTGATAAAGAGTTTAAACTTGATTTTAAGAATGGCAAAATGTTGTCCTTTTTTATTTCGGAAAGAGGGCGAATTATTCCTCGTCGCATTTCGGGAAACTGTGCGCTTCATCAGCGTCATTTGACTACGGCAGTTAAACGGGCTCGGGTGATGGCCTTAGTGCCCTTCACTTCCACTCAACGCTAG
- a CDS encoding 4-(cytidine 5'-diphospho)-2-C-methyl-D-erythritol kinase: MQSITLRSPAKLNFRLDVLSKRSDGYHELLMLMDRINLEDEIEIKVIERGIVITSDDPTLPTSEGNVAYRAAKEILAYSSRNVGVEIKINKRIPIASGMGGGSSNAAAVILGINQLLKLKLPKEKLMIIGAKIGADVPFFIFEGPAIASGIGDKLRKINKIPKMSLVLVNPGVPVSTQWAYKNLALNSTGNPPTSKPEELPLVFNTKKDVVKFLNNDLEKVTIKEFPVISEIKKLLVDQGAIASQMTGSGPTVFGIYPDKASADKAISKIEGRSDKKWKVFRVENYC; encoded by the coding sequence ATGCAATCCATCACCTTAAGGTCACCTGCCAAGCTTAATTTTAGGCTAGACGTTCTCTCCAAACGATCCGACGGTTATCACGAACTGCTCATGTTGATGGACCGAATTAATTTGGAGGACGAAATCGAAATTAAAGTCATCGAGCGAGGGATTGTTATTACCAGTGACGATCCCACTCTTCCCACTTCCGAGGGCAATGTGGCTTACCGGGCTGCAAAGGAAATTCTGGCTTATTCATCTCGAAATGTGGGTGTGGAGATTAAAATCAATAAACGCATTCCCATTGCCTCTGGGATGGGCGGTGGTTCATCCAATGCAGCTGCTGTTATTCTGGGAATCAATCAACTCTTGAAGTTAAAATTGCCCAAAGAAAAATTGATGATTATTGGTGCAAAAATTGGCGCGGATGTGCCCTTTTTTATTTTTGAGGGTCCTGCCATTGCTAGTGGTATTGGGGACAAACTGAGAAAAATTAATAAAATTCCAAAAATGTCTTTGGTGTTGGTAAACCCGGGTGTTCCTGTTTCCACACAGTGGGCTTACAAAAATTTGGCCTTGAATTCTACGGGAAATCCACCGACCTCTAAACCCGAGGAATTGCCCTTGGTATTCAATACAAAAAAAGATGTTGTCAAATTCTTGAACAACGATTTAGAGAAGGTCACTATTAAAGAATTTCCAGTGATTTCTGAAATCAAAAAGCTATTGGTAGATCAAGGGGCAATTGCTAGTCAAATGACGGGTTCGGGTCCTACGGTTTTTGGAATTTACCCCGACAAGGCAAGTGCCGATAAAGCCATTTCAAAAATAGAAGGTCGTTCTGACAAGAAGTGGAAGGTGTTTCGAGTGGAAAATTATTGCTGA
- a CDS encoding alpha/beta hydrolase, producing MKMITRAKTTKNRAKLSQLVHLKEGEVKSFDGTHIHYKSLGHGLPIVCCNGLGVPSFFFKYLENFFKHTHQVVVWDYRGHGESETPKKLANTSINSLVEDCKAVLDHLEIKKAVLVGFSMGTQVILEMYRKYPRYILGLIPLMGTYGKPMDTLYNSPFSKYIFEVVTFFATLFPKQGSVVSRFLLKNPFWYQLGGILKMIDTGMANKEDARVYIDHILGLDPIFFTDLVKNIQEHSTEDILKKIKPPTLVVGAENDQFTPVWIAKKMHRTIPNSELFIIKKGTHAAIVEQPELINLRIEKFLRERI from the coding sequence ATGAAAATGATCACCCGCGCCAAGACCACGAAGAACAGGGCAAAACTCTCTCAACTCGTTCATCTGAAGGAAGGAGAGGTTAAAAGCTTTGACGGAACCCATATCCACTACAAGTCCCTGGGCCATGGATTACCCATCGTGTGCTGCAATGGCTTGGGAGTCCCAAGCTTCTTTTTTAAATACCTGGAAAACTTCTTTAAGCATACCCATCAAGTGGTTGTTTGGGATTATCGCGGACATGGCGAATCGGAAACTCCAAAAAAATTAGCCAACACCTCCATCAATTCTTTGGTGGAAGACTGCAAGGCTGTTTTAGATCACCTGGAAATCAAAAAAGCCGTCTTGGTAGGCTTTAGCATGGGAACTCAAGTCATATTGGAGATGTATCGAAAGTACCCCCGCTACATTTTGGGTCTTATTCCTCTCATGGGCACTTACGGCAAACCCATGGACACGCTCTACAACAGCCCTTTTTCCAAATATATTTTTGAAGTAGTCACCTTCTTTGCCACCTTATTTCCCAAGCAAGGCAGCGTGGTGAGCCGTTTCCTTCTCAAAAACCCCTTCTGGTATCAATTGGGAGGAATTTTAAAAATGATCGACACCGGCATGGCTAACAAAGAAGATGCCCGGGTTTATATCGATCACATTCTGGGCCTGGATCCCATCTTCTTTACGGATCTCGTCAAAAATATTCAAGAACACTCCACGGAAGATATTCTCAAAAAAATTAAACCCCCTACCCTTGTTGTTGGCGCAGAAAACGATCAATTTACCCCCGTATGGATTGCAAAAAAAATGCATCGCACTATTCCAAACTCGGAACTTTTTATCATTAAAAAAGGCACTCACGCCGCCATTGTCGAGCAACCCGAATTAATCAATCTACGCATCGAAAAATTTTTGAGAGAAAGAATTTAA
- the ettA gene encoding energy-dependent translational throttle protein EttA → MSEAQPEKIIFSMSHVGKVVPPKREILKDISLSFFYGAKIGVLGLNGAGKSSLLKIIAGVDKDCLGEVHYSKGYSVGFLQQEPDLDPNKTAKECVQEGVQEIVNLLKEFEDINNSFANPMSDDEMNKLIERQAAVQDKLDTSNAWELDARLNLAMAALNCPADEAKISTLSGGEKRRVALCRLLLQEPDILLLDEPTNHLDAESVFWLERHLQQYKGTVIAVTHDRYFLDNVAGWILELDRGHGIPWKGNYSSWLAQKEERLRVEQKADDKRQKTLARELEWIRQSPSARRAKSKARISNYEMMLKADNEKRTEDLEIYIPAGPRLGEVVIEANNISKAFGENLLYENLSFKLPQGGIVGIIGPNGAGKTTLFKMILGEEKPDSGTFKIGETVKLAYSNQNRFDLKDSRSVYDVVSGGHETIKLGVKDVNARNYIARFNFTGSDQQKAINVLSGGERNRVQLAITLKEGANVLLLDEPTNDLDVNTLRALEVALENFAGCTVVISHDRWFLDRIATHILAFEGNSQVVWFDGNFSEYEEDRHIRLGSAADKVERFKYKKFKKA, encoded by the coding sequence ATGTCCGAAGCACAACCCGAAAAAATAATATTTTCCATGTCCCATGTCGGAAAAGTAGTTCCTCCCAAGCGAGAAATTTTAAAAGATATTTCCCTTTCTTTTTTCTATGGCGCAAAAATTGGCGTACTCGGTTTGAATGGTGCTGGGAAAAGCAGCCTGTTAAAGATTATCGCAGGAGTCGACAAAGACTGCCTGGGAGAGGTGCATTATTCCAAGGGTTATTCGGTGGGCTTTCTTCAGCAAGAGCCCGATCTCGACCCCAACAAAACGGCGAAGGAGTGTGTACAGGAAGGGGTGCAGGAAATTGTTAATTTACTGAAAGAGTTTGAGGACATCAACAATAGCTTTGCGAATCCCATGAGCGACGACGAAATGAACAAGCTCATCGAACGCCAGGCCGCGGTGCAAGACAAGCTCGACACCAGCAACGCCTGGGAACTGGATGCCCGCCTCAACCTGGCCATGGCGGCACTCAACTGTCCAGCGGATGAGGCAAAGATTTCTACGCTTTCCGGAGGAGAGAAACGCCGCGTAGCCTTGTGTCGCCTGCTTCTGCAGGAGCCTGACATTTTATTATTGGACGAACCCACCAATCATTTGGATGCCGAATCGGTGTTCTGGCTGGAACGCCATCTTCAACAATACAAAGGCACTGTCATTGCGGTTACCCACGATCGCTATTTTTTGGATAATGTCGCCGGCTGGATTTTGGAGCTCGACCGTGGCCACGGAATTCCCTGGAAAGGCAATTATTCTTCCTGGCTGGCGCAAAAGGAAGAACGCCTGAGAGTAGAACAAAAGGCAGATGACAAACGCCAGAAAACTCTGGCCCGCGAATTGGAATGGATTCGGCAAAGCCCCTCCGCCCGCCGTGCCAAAAGCAAGGCCCGCATCAGCAATTACGAAATGATGCTGAAGGCAGATAACGAAAAACGCACAGAAGATCTGGAAATTTATATTCCCGCAGGACCTCGCTTGGGTGAGGTGGTGATCGAAGCCAACAACATCAGCAAGGCCTTCGGTGAAAATCTGCTTTACGAAAATTTGAGTTTTAAACTTCCCCAAGGTGGAATCGTGGGAATCATCGGCCCGAATGGGGCCGGAAAAACCACCCTTTTTAAAATGATTTTAGGTGAAGAAAAACCCGACAGTGGCACTTTTAAAATAGGCGAAACAGTGAAGCTCGCTTATTCGAATCAAAACCGCTTCGATTTAAAAGACAGCCGCAGTGTGTATGATGTAGTCTCAGGAGGTCACGAAACCATTAAGCTGGGGGTCAAAGATGTAAACGCCCGCAACTACATAGCCCGCTTCAATTTCACGGGGTCGGATCAGCAAAAAGCCATTAATGTACTCTCCGGAGGAGAACGCAATCGCGTACAGCTCGCTATTACTTTAAAAGAAGGCGCAAACGTGCTGTTGTTGGATGAACCCACCAACGATTTGGATGTCAACACCCTCCGCGCCCTGGAAGTGGCTCTCGAAAACTTCGCCGGTTGCACCGTGGTCATCAGCCATGACCGCTGGTTTTTAGATCGCATCGCCACGCACATCCTCGCCTTCGAAGGAAATTCGCAAGTGGTGTGGTTTGATGGCAATTTTTCGGAATACGAAGAAGACCGACACATCCGCCTAGGATCTGCGGCGGATAAAGTGGAGCGATTTAAGTATAAAAAATTTAAGAAGGCCTAG
- the dnaB gene encoding replicative DNA helicase, translated as MHPSNSDPYKTPPHNHEAEQSVLAGILIDPDALGKVLEFIIPDDFYRESHRKIFHAMVTLFEKGEPTDLLVVANELKRSGALEEIGGYTYLSSLVDLLPSSANIVSYARIIKEKAVLRGLIHAATEIISQGYDSIDNIDSFLDNAEQIIFRVSEKRSHQSFYPVKDIVKQSFKDIESLHEKKGLLTGTPTGFRDLDRLTCGLQSSDLIIVAGRPSMGKTALALNMVENASCDHGVCTAVFSLEMSKEQLVQRMLCGLGKVDGSKLRGGFLNHDDWTRLTKAADKLSRAPMFIDDTPALSILEMRAKARRLKKENNLGLIVVDYLQLMRAAQHSDSREREISEISRSLKALAKELSVPVIALSQLNRSVENRADRRPQLSDLRESGAIEQDADVIAFIYRDEVYNKNSVDKGVAEIIIGKQRNGPIGMVRLAFLSHYTRFENLAAIPDNMPQYG; from the coding sequence TTGCATCCTTCCAATTCAGACCCTTACAAAACACCCCCTCATAATCATGAGGCGGAGCAGTCTGTCTTAGCGGGCATTCTAATTGATCCGGATGCCTTGGGTAAGGTGCTTGAGTTCATCATCCCGGATGATTTTTACCGGGAATCTCATCGTAAAATTTTTCATGCCATGGTTACCCTTTTCGAAAAAGGGGAGCCCACCGATTTGTTAGTGGTGGCCAATGAGTTGAAGCGTTCGGGAGCCCTAGAGGAAATAGGGGGCTATACTTACTTGTCTTCTCTGGTCGATTTACTTCCTTCTTCGGCAAATATTGTCAGTTATGCGCGTATCATCAAAGAGAAGGCTGTGTTGCGAGGGCTTATTCATGCGGCCACAGAAATCATCAGCCAAGGTTACGATTCCATCGATAACATTGATTCTTTTTTAGACAACGCCGAACAAATTATTTTTCGTGTCTCCGAAAAAAGATCCCATCAATCTTTTTATCCCGTCAAAGACATTGTCAAACAATCCTTTAAAGACATCGAAAGTCTACATGAAAAAAAAGGCTTACTCACCGGAACGCCCACCGGCTTTCGAGATCTGGATCGGCTGACTTGTGGACTTCAATCCTCTGATCTTATTATTGTCGCTGGTCGTCCTTCCATGGGGAAAACGGCTCTTGCCTTAAATATGGTTGAGAATGCTTCTTGTGACCACGGTGTCTGTACCGCAGTTTTTTCCTTGGAAATGAGTAAAGAACAACTGGTTCAGCGCATGCTGTGCGGTTTAGGAAAAGTGGACGGTTCTAAACTTCGGGGTGGTTTTTTAAATCATGACGATTGGACCCGTCTTACCAAAGCTGCCGATAAACTTTCTCGTGCACCCATGTTTATTGATGATACCCCAGCCTTGTCCATTTTGGAAATGCGAGCCAAGGCCCGCCGTTTAAAAAAAGAAAATAATTTAGGTTTGATTGTGGTCGACTATTTGCAACTGATGCGTGCGGCCCAACATTCGGATAGTCGTGAACGGGAAATTTCAGAAATTTCCAGATCTCTAAAGGCCCTCGCCAAAGAACTGAGTGTGCCAGTGATTGCGCTTTCGCAGTTGAATCGTAGTGTTGAGAACCGTGCTGACCGACGTCCTCAACTTTCCGATTTGCGTGAATCGGGGGCTATTGAACAAGATGCCGACGTGATTGCCTTTATTTATCGAGACGAAGTCTACAATAAGAATAGCGTGGATAAAGGGGTTGCTGAAATCATTATTGGAAAACAAAGGAACGGCCCCATCGGTATGGTGAGACTCGCTTTCCTTAGCCATTATACCCGCTTTGAAAATTTAGCCGCTATACCCGACAATATGCCTCAATATGGATAA
- the spoVG gene encoding septation regulator SpoVG gives MEITEVRVFPMNEDKLKAYATVTFDDCFVVRDLKVISGNTGLFVAMPSKKRKDGSFKDIAHPLNNDFRAVLEKIVLEAYEKESQTGSAEAPPVEANAPLQSLLSAPNVESKTPDQVKPSDYSAPDD, from the coding sequence ATGGAGATTACAGAAGTTCGCGTTTTCCCAATGAATGAAGACAAGTTGAAGGCTTACGCCACCGTTACCTTTGATGATTGTTTTGTGGTCAGGGATTTGAAAGTAATCTCGGGTAATACGGGATTGTTTGTGGCCATGCCTTCCAAAAAAAGGAAGGATGGAAGCTTCAAGGATATTGCTCATCCGTTGAATAATGATTTTAGGGCTGTACTAGAAAAAATTGTTTTAGAGGCCTATGAAAAAGAGAGTCAAACTGGATCTGCAGAAGCCCCGCCTGTTGAGGCTAATGCGCCGCTCCAATCTTTACTCAGTGCACCGAATGTAGAGTCTAAAACACCCGACCAAGTAAAACCTAGCGATTATTCAGCACCCGATGATTGA
- a CDS encoding 50S ribosomal protein L25, which yields MDQVQLTVEARKAGGKGVARRVRAAGKIPGVIYGKGFENILVQVDPKEFKTALASSSTGQNTLINIKIQGHEALMAMIKDYQADVLTREYTHLDFLKIDLNKKIRVDVVIEVVGKAEGVKEGGILEIIRREVPVICLPTAIPKSIPVDVTSLKVGSSVHVNDLKLSEGIEIPHDVNYTLISIVAPKEEVVVAAVAQAAEPEVLTAKKPAEGEEAKKPDAKKVEAKKPEAKKAEAKGDKK from the coding sequence ATGGATCAAGTTCAATTAACTGTAGAGGCCCGAAAAGCAGGTGGAAAAGGTGTCGCAAGGCGAGTGAGGGCCGCCGGGAAAATTCCCGGGGTGATTTACGGGAAGGGTTTTGAAAATATTCTGGTACAAGTGGATCCTAAAGAATTCAAGACCGCTTTGGCTTCCAGTTCCACTGGGCAAAATACACTGATCAATATCAAAATTCAGGGTCATGAGGCCCTCATGGCCATGATAAAAGATTACCAGGCAGATGTCCTCACCCGTGAATATACACATCTCGATTTCCTGAAAATTGACCTGAATAAAAAAATTCGCGTGGATGTGGTAATCGAAGTGGTGGGTAAGGCTGAAGGCGTCAAAGAAGGGGGGATCTTGGAAATTATCCGCCGAGAAGTCCCTGTCATTTGTCTGCCTACGGCTATCCCAAAAAGCATTCCCGTCGATGTTACTTCTCTAAAAGTTGGAAGCTCTGTTCACGTGAACGACCTAAAATTAAGCGAGGGGATAGAGATCCCCCACGATGTGAATTATACCCTTATTTCTATCGTTGCTCCTAAAGAAGAAGTGGTTGTGGCCGCTGTAGCCCAAGCAGCTGAGCCCGAAGTGCTTACAGCCAAGAAGCCTGCTGAAGGGGAAGAGGCTAAGAAGCCTGATGCCAAAAAAGTGGAGGCTAAAAAGCCTGAAGCCAAAAAAGCAGAAGCCAAGGGTGATAAGAAGTAG
- the rpsF gene encoding 30S ribosomal protein S6, translating into MKEYETLFLLQYDSTPEKVETFNTRLGEIIKNFKGQLFQTFNLGKRRLAYPVQKQDQGVYVWINYAGEGGLVAEIERILKYEDSVLKFITVKLSDEANVEERVKNPLVPVLSTYDEYDRNVA; encoded by the coding sequence ATGAAAGAATATGAAACCCTCTTTCTGCTTCAATACGATTCTACTCCCGAAAAAGTAGAAACCTTCAATACCCGCCTTGGCGAAATTATCAAAAATTTTAAGGGGCAACTTTTTCAAACCTTTAACTTGGGTAAAAGACGCCTTGCGTATCCTGTTCAAAAACAGGACCAGGGAGTTTACGTGTGGATCAACTATGCCGGTGAGGGGGGCTTGGTGGCTGAAATAGAACGTATTTTAAAATACGAAGACAGTGTTTTAAAATTCATTACTGTAAAACTTTCCGATGAAGCGAATGTCGAGGAAAGGGTGAAAAATCCCCTTGTCCCGGTACTCAGCACCTATGATGAATATGACCGTAACGTCGCCTAA
- a CDS encoding ribose-phosphate pyrophosphokinase has protein sequence MTFPVQNIQVFSGNANRPLAEEIVSHLGISLGVAQVKRFSDAEVWVEIGQNVRGKDIFVIQSTCNPVNENLMELLIMIDALKRASAERITAVIPYYGYARQDRKVQPRTPITAKLVADLLTAAGAHRILATDLHAGQIQGFFDIPFDHLFATPVLLEHIKENYKGDLVIVSPDAGGAERARAYAKRLGVGMALIDKRRTSPNVSEVMHVVGEVEGKTAIIVDDMVDTAGTLTQAAEAIKERGAKIVSACIAHPILSGKALERIQNSVLHELVVTNTIPLTEEAKRCSKIRVLSVSKLLAEAMRRINTGDSVSSLFV, from the coding sequence ATGACTTTTCCTGTTCAAAATATTCAAGTTTTTTCCGGAAATGCGAATCGCCCTTTAGCCGAGGAAATCGTTTCGCATCTGGGCATTTCCTTGGGTGTAGCCCAAGTAAAGCGCTTTTCGGACGCCGAGGTCTGGGTGGAGATTGGTCAAAATGTGCGGGGAAAAGATATCTTTGTCATCCAGTCCACTTGTAATCCAGTCAATGAAAATTTGATGGAATTATTGATTATGATCGATGCCCTTAAGCGGGCCTCGGCAGAACGTATTACGGCCGTCATTCCTTATTATGGATATGCCAGGCAGGATCGTAAAGTTCAACCCAGGACTCCCATTACTGCAAAACTGGTTGCAGATCTTTTAACTGCTGCGGGTGCGCATCGAATTCTTGCTACCGATTTGCATGCCGGACAAATTCAAGGTTTTTTTGACATTCCCTTCGATCATCTTTTTGCAACCCCTGTTTTACTCGAGCACATCAAGGAAAATTATAAAGGGGATTTGGTGATTGTTTCTCCCGATGCGGGTGGGGCGGAACGCGCACGTGCCTATGCGAAGCGTTTGGGGGTAGGAATGGCCCTTATTGACAAGCGCCGTACTTCACCCAACGTGAGTGAAGTCATGCATGTGGTTGGAGAGGTGGAGGGTAAAACAGCCATTATTGTGGATGACATGGTGGATACGGCTGGCACCCTTACACAAGCGGCAGAAGCCATCAAAGAACGTGGGGCGAAAATCGTTTCGGCATGTATCGCACATCCCATCCTTTCGGGAAAAGCCCTGGAAAGAATTCAAAACTCGGTGCTTCATGAATTGGTGGTCACAAACACCATCCCCTTGACAGAAGAAGCAAAACGTTGTTCTAAGATCCGCGTTTTGTCGGTCTCTAAGCTTCTGGCCGAGGCGATGCGCCGAATTAACACTGGAGATTCTGTTTCATCATTATTTGTCTAA
- the rdgB gene encoding RdgB/HAM1 family non-canonical purine NTP pyrophosphatase gives MDKLKVVLATQNLHKLKEITKILESLPIEWVCLKEFSHIQVAEETGFSFRENALLKAHAIAQQTGFVTVADDSGFSVDALEGRPGIYSARYAGEGASDAENLKKVLKEYLSSPMKNINKKSSFICALAWVDLQKNIQKVFEGQVQGEIIEVPVGENGFGYDPLFYFPSLNKTFAQLSAEEKNKLSHRAIAFLRLKRYLLETYF, from the coding sequence ATGGATAAGCTTAAAGTCGTTTTAGCCACCCAAAATTTGCACAAGCTTAAAGAAATTACCAAGATCTTGGAAAGTCTACCTATTGAATGGGTCTGCTTAAAAGAGTTTTCCCATATTCAAGTGGCGGAAGAGACAGGTTTCAGCTTTCGGGAGAATGCCTTGCTTAAGGCCCATGCTATTGCCCAACAAACGGGCTTTGTTACCGTGGCTGATGATAGTGGTTTTAGTGTAGATGCCCTGGAAGGCCGCCCAGGGATTTACTCTGCCCGCTATGCTGGCGAAGGAGCGAGTGATGCAGAAAACTTGAAAAAAGTGCTTAAAGAATATTTGTCTAGTCCAATGAAAAATATAAATAAAAAATCTTCTTTTATTTGTGCGCTTGCTTGGGTGGACCTTCAAAAAAATATTCAAAAAGTATTTGAGGGGCAGGTCCAAGGTGAAATAATTGAAGTCCCTGTCGGAGAAAATGGTTTTGGCTACGACCCCTTATTTTATTTTCCTTCCTTGAACAAAACGTTTGCACAGCTGAGTGCTGAAGAGAAAAACAAGCTTTCTCACAGAGCAATAGCCTTTTTAAGATTGAAACGATACCTTCTAGAAACCTATTTTTAG